From Melanotaenia boesemani isolate fMelBoe1 chromosome 12, fMelBoe1.pri, whole genome shotgun sequence, a single genomic window includes:
- the LOC121649984 gene encoding UDP-glucuronosyltransferase-like translates to MSGRVWLPAVGLLAWICCLSLEPVQGGKVLVMPVDGSHWLSMKILAKELSRRGHEVTVLVPESSLLIKGSDSYKTEIYKVPYTQADLDAKFKQLREEVFSHTPGITDLFVSLQGLVNFTSLQVVGCEALLDNEPLMGRLRGEGFDVMLTDPFLPCGSVLAKLFSIPTVYFLRGLPCGLDIKANQCPSPPSYVPVQFSGNPDNMTFPQRVKNMLMHILEIYLCKMTYQHFDDLANRRFGNGMTYTELISHGAIWLLRYDFVLEWPRPLLPNMVLIGGINCAKKAPLPADLQEFVDGSGDHGFIVFTLGSMLSKMPVEKAKLFFDAFRQIPQRVVWRYTGDLPNNVPKNVKVMKWLPQNDLLAHPNAKVFMTHGGSHGLYEGICNGVPMLMFPLFGDQGDNVKHMVARGVAEELSVFEMTSETLTSALKKMIQDKSYKERMVELSQTHLDVPVQPVDLAVFWTEFVMRHKGATHLRVAAHDLNWIQYHSLDVIGFLVFVIMTVLWVTMKCFLFFIRKCFRKSNAKKKSQ, encoded by the exons ATGAGTGGCAGGGTGTGGTTACCTGCAGTGGGACTGCTGGCTTGGATATGCTGCCTCAGTCTGGAACCCGTTCAGGGAGGGAAGGTGCTGGTTATGCCTGTGGATGGAAGCCACTGGCTCAGCATGAAGATACTGGCGAAGGAACTCAGCCGCAGGGGACATGAGGTTACCGTTCTGGTGCCTGAAAGCAGTCTATTGATCAAAGGCTCAGACAGCTACAAGACTGAGATCTACAAAGTGCCGTATACCCAAGCTGACCTGGATGCCAAATTCAAACAGCTCAGAGAAGAAGTGTTCAGCCACACACCCGGAATCACAGATCTGTTCGTCAGTTTGCAAGGTTTGGTGAACTTTACTTCACTCCAGGTGGTAGGTTGTGAAGCTTTGCTGGACAACGAGCCTTTAATGGGACGACTGAGGGGAGAGGGATTTGATGTCATGCTTACAGACCCCTTCCTTCCTTGCGGCTCTGTCCTGGCTAAACTCTTCTCAATTCCAACTGTTTATTTCCTGCGTGGACTTCCATGTGGATTGGATATTAAAGCTAACCAGTgcccttctcctccttcttaCGTTCCTGTGCAATTCTCTGGTAATCCAGACAACATGACCTTCCCACAGAGAgtgaaaaacatgttaatgcaTATTTTGGAAATCTACCTGTGCAAAATGACATATCAACACTTTGATGATCTGGCCAACCGACGTTTTGGAAACGGCATGACTTATACAGAACTTATAAGCCATGGAGCTATCTGGCTTCTCAGATATGACTTTGTGCTTGAATGGCCCAGACCTCTCTTACCAAATATGGTTTTAATTGGTGGGATCAACTGTGCAAAGAAAGCTCCTCTACCAGCG GACCTTCAAGAGTTTGTGGATGGCTCGGGAGATCATGGCTTCATCGTCTTCACACTGGGGTCAATGCTGTCTAAAATGCCTGTGGAGAAAGCTAAACTGTTCTTTGATGCATTTCGTCAAATTCCTCAAAGG GTTGTGTGGAGATACACTGGTGATCTACCTAACAATGTTCCCAAGAATGTCAAAGTTATGAAATGGTTACCTCAGAACGATCTCCTAG CCCATCCCAATGCTAAAGTCTTCATGACTCATGGAGGTTCCCATGGTCTCTATGAAGGTATCTGTAATGGTGTGCCCATGTTGATGTTTCCACTTTTTGGGGACCAGGGAGACAATGTAAAGCACATGGTGGCCCGTGGTGTGGCAGAGGAACTCAGTGTATTTGAAATGACAAGTGAAACACTGACGTCTGCTCtgaagaaaatgatccaggatAAAAG TTACAAAGAACGGATGGTGGAGTTGTCCCAGACACATCTAGATGTCCCCGTCCAGCCCGTGGACCTGGCTGTTTTCTGGACCGAGTTTGTCATGAGACACAAAGGAGCCACACATCTGAGGGTTGCTGCACATGACTTGAACTGGATTCAGTACCATAGCCTGGATGTCATCGGCTTTTTAGTCTTTGTTATAATGACTGTTTTGTGGGTGACAATgaaatgtttcttgtttttcatcCGCAAGTGTTTCAGAAAGAGTAATGCCAAGAAAAAATCTCAGTAA